One part of the Candidatus Methylomirabilota bacterium genome encodes these proteins:
- a CDS encoding peroxiredoxin — protein MSLRINSEAPNFTADTTQGRINFHEWIGDGWAILFSHPKNFTPVCTTELGYMAGLKPDFEKRNCKIIGISVDSVPDHEKWSKDIEETQGHAVSYPLIGDPELKVAKAYDMLPEDAGNKAQGRTAADNATVRSVFVIGPDKKVKAMLTYPMSTGRNFDEVLRLLDSCQLTAKHKVATPVNWKQGGDVIISPAVSDDDAKKAYPGGWKSPKPYIRIVPQPR, from the coding sequence ATGTCATTGAGAATCAACAGCGAGGCTCCCAACTTCACCGCGGACACCACGCAAGGCCGGATCAACTTCCACGAGTGGATCGGAGACGGCTGGGCCATCCTGTTCTCGCATCCGAAGAACTTCACCCCCGTCTGCACGACCGAGCTCGGCTACATGGCGGGGCTGAAACCCGACTTCGAGAAGCGGAACTGCAAGATCATCGGGATCAGCGTGGATTCGGTTCCCGATCACGAGAAGTGGTCGAAGGACATCGAGGAAACGCAGGGCCACGCGGTGAGCTACCCCTTGATCGGCGACCCCGAGCTCAAGGTGGCGAAGGCGTATGACATGCTGCCGGAGGACGCGGGCAACAAAGCCCAGGGCCGGACCGCGGCCGACAACGCGACCGTGCGCTCCGTCTTCGTCATCGGGCCGGACAAGAAGGTCAAGGCGATGCTGACCTATCCCATGAGCACCGGCCGCAACTTCGACGAGGTCCTGCGCCTCCTGGACTCCTGCCAGCTCACCGCGAAACACAAGGTGGCCACCCCGGTGAACTGGAAGCAGGGTGGGGACGTCATCATCTCGCCGGCGGTCTCGGACGACGACGCGAAGAAGGCCTACCCGGGCGGTTGGAAGTCCCCGAAGCCGTACATCCGGATCGTTCCCCAGCCCCGATAG